In Acidimicrobiia bacterium, one genomic interval encodes:
- the nusA gene encoding transcription termination factor NusA, whose product MNENFMEELDLLEREKGVPKEMILDALANALVSAYKRSPGAAEEARVTIDQDSGEITVYGQELDEDGNVTREWEDTPSDFGRIGAQTAKQVILQRLRDAKRAQVFDIYEGREGDLVTGIVQQSDHRTVILDLGNAEAVMPAGERIAYERLERGARVKALILEVRAEPKGPQIVVSRSHPDFIRRLFELEVPELVEGTIEIRAIARDAGHRTKIAVASNDSNVDPVGACVGARGSRVRQVVNELRGEKVDIVEWREDVKQFIAEALSPAKVRSVTLDDEAMEAIVVVPDHQLSLAIGKEGQNARLAARLSGYRIDIRPENEPEPEIAPAAAPAEEAPAAAAAETPEAADEVEAAVAAAGEEAADSDDSDDSDEVDSDPSSDDEPAASSDEDEEPAPGA is encoded by the coding sequence ATGAACGAGAATTTCATGGAAGAACTCGACCTTCTCGAGCGCGAGAAGGGCGTGCCCAAGGAGATGATCCTCGACGCCCTGGCCAACGCCCTCGTATCGGCCTACAAGCGGAGCCCGGGAGCGGCTGAAGAGGCGCGGGTGACCATCGACCAGGACTCGGGCGAGATCACCGTGTATGGCCAGGAACTCGACGAAGACGGCAACGTCACCCGTGAGTGGGAAGACACCCCCAGCGACTTCGGCCGCATCGGCGCCCAGACCGCCAAGCAGGTCATCCTGCAGCGGCTGCGCGACGCCAAGCGAGCCCAGGTGTTCGACATATACGAGGGCCGTGAAGGCGACCTGGTGACCGGGATCGTCCAGCAGTCCGACCATCGCACCGTGATCCTCGACCTCGGCAATGCCGAAGCCGTGATGCCCGCGGGCGAGCGCATCGCTTACGAACGGCTCGAGCGGGGTGCCCGGGTGAAGGCCCTCATCCTCGAGGTGCGAGCCGAGCCCAAGGGCCCGCAGATCGTGGTCAGCCGCAGCCACCCCGACTTCATCAGGAGGCTCTTCGAGCTCGAAGTGCCCGAGTTGGTCGAAGGCACCATCGAGATCAGGGCGATTGCTCGCGATGCCGGCCATCGCACCAAGATCGCGGTCGCATCGAACGATTCCAACGTCGATCCGGTCGGCGCATGCGTCGGTGCTCGCGGATCCCGGGTTCGTCAGGTGGTCAACGAGCTGCGTGGCGAGAAGGTCGACATCGTGGAGTGGCGTGAGGACGTCAAGCAGTTCATTGCCGAAGCCCTGAGCCCCGCCAAGGTGCGCTCGGTGACCCTCGACGACGAGGCGATGGAGGCCATCGTGGTGGTGCCCGACCACCAGCTGTCGCTCGCCATCGGCAAGGAGGGCCAGAACGCTCGCCTCGCCGCCCGGCTCAGCGGCTACCGCATCGACATTCGCCCCGAGAACGAGCCCGAGCCCGAAATCGCCCCCGCCGCAGCCCCCGCGGAAGAGGCCCCTGCAGCCGCAGCCGCCGAGACACCCGAAGCCGCCGACGAAGTCGAGGCCGCGGTGGCCGCAGCCGGCGAGGAAGCCGCCGACTCGGACGACTCGGACGACTCAGATGAAGTCGACTCCGACCCGTCTTCCGACGACGAACCCGCCGCATCGTCCGACGAGGACGAGGAGCCGGCGCCCGGGGCCTGA
- the rimP gene encoding ribosome maturation factor RimP, whose translation MVEADGRLWETLEPFLVAEGAELDDVELLGRGAGRIVRVTVDAAGGIGVDRLADLSKGLSRLLDEEEVLDGPYTLEVSSPGLERRLRRPAHFGKAIGREVIIKTREPIEGAQSHRGILNAVVDDSVAVAVDGRDVRIPLSEVAQAKTVFRWEKPAKPGKRGAA comes from the coding sequence ATGGTCGAGGCGGATGGCCGGCTCTGGGAGACCCTGGAGCCGTTTCTCGTTGCGGAGGGAGCAGAGCTCGACGACGTCGAGCTGCTCGGCCGCGGCGCGGGCCGCATCGTCCGGGTGACCGTCGACGCCGCAGGCGGCATCGGCGTCGATCGTCTCGCCGACCTCTCGAAGGGCCTTTCCCGCCTCCTCGACGAAGAAGAGGTTCTCGACGGCCCGTACACCCTCGAGGTCAGCTCTCCCGGGCTCGAGCGCCGCCTCCGCCGTCCGGCTCATTTCGGCAAGGCCATCGGACGCGAGGTCATCATCAAGACCCGCGAGCCCATCGAGGGCGCCCAGAGCCATCGGGGGATTCTGAACGCGGTCGTGGACGACTCGGTAGCCGTCGCTGTCGACGGCCGGGATGTCCGCATCCCTCTCTCCGAGGTCGCACAGGCGAAGACCGTCTTTCGGTGGGAGAAGCCTGCCAAGCCCGGCAAACGAGGTGCGGCATGA